One window of Nitrospirota bacterium genomic DNA carries:
- the uvrA gene encoding excinuclease ABC subunit UvrA: MNPKTIRIKGAREHNLKNIDVEIPRDQLVVITGLSGSGKSTLAFDTIYAEGQRRYVESLSTYARQFLEQMGKPDVDSIEGLSPAISIEQKTTSKNPRSTVGTVTEIYDYFRLLFARVGHPHCYQCGKEITAQTVTQIVDAVIGYPEGSKIQVMAPLIQGRKGEYRKELLQIKKSGYVRARIDGKMVELSEVPQLDKNKKHTIDIVVDRIILKPGIEKRLADSLETAVSLSGGLVVVARENREDVLFNEKLACTTCGISYPEIAPRMFSFNSPQGACPACGGLGTTRDLDPDMIVPDKTLSLREGAIKPWEKRSSGFYFQVMEALANHFKFDLKTPFKSLKPDFQKAILYGTENETITFYFEREGKREFYQKPFEGVLHNLERRYRETDSVYIRDEIEKYMSIRPCPDCGGDRLKKESLAIKIGGKSITEVTRFSIRDADQFFSQLDLTEKERLIAHRILKEIKERLGFLISVGVDYLALDRTAATLSGGEGQRIRLATQIGSSLVGVLYILDEPSIGLHQRDNERLLNTLKRLRDLGNTVLVVEHDEETILDADYVIDMGPGAGVLGGKIVSQGTPEEIKRDPLSLTGKYLSGQISIRLPKRHRPTRKFLKIKSASENNLKGIDVSFPLGLFTCVTGVSGSGKSTLVIDVLYKNLAHHFYRSSEKPGACSHITGLEELDKVINIDQSPIGRTPRSNPATYTGLFTHIRDLFTQLPESRARGYKPGRYSFNVKGGRCEACQGDGVIKIEMHFLPDVYVTCELCKGKRYNRETLEIRYKHKNVADILDMSVEESVIFFDSIPLLKNKLETLYDVGLAYVKLGQSATTLSGGEAQRIKLSKELSKRATGRTLYILDEPTTGLHFADIQKLLDVLNRLVEGGNTVVVIEHNLDVIKNADYVIDLGPEGGLNGGGVVVTGTPEEVAQFPGSHTGKFLKKVLS, translated from the coding sequence GTGAACCCAAAGACGATCAGGATCAAAGGCGCCCGGGAACATAATTTAAAAAATATCGACGTAGAAATTCCCCGCGATCAACTGGTTGTGATTACGGGACTTTCCGGTTCCGGAAAGTCCACCCTGGCGTTTGATACGATCTATGCAGAAGGGCAAAGGCGGTATGTCGAATCCCTTTCCACCTATGCGCGCCAATTCCTGGAACAAATGGGCAAGCCCGATGTCGATTCGATCGAAGGGCTTTCTCCGGCAATTTCCATTGAACAGAAAACAACCAGTAAAAATCCCAGATCAACCGTTGGGACGGTGACGGAGATCTATGACTATTTCCGTCTTTTATTTGCACGGGTCGGCCATCCGCATTGTTATCAATGCGGTAAAGAAATTACGGCTCAAACCGTGACGCAGATCGTTGACGCGGTGATAGGCTATCCGGAAGGTTCCAAAATTCAGGTGATGGCGCCACTCATTCAAGGCAGAAAAGGGGAATACCGGAAGGAACTCCTGCAGATCAAGAAAAGCGGATATGTGCGCGCCAGAATCGACGGTAAAATGGTTGAACTGTCGGAAGTCCCTCAGCTGGATAAGAATAAAAAACATACCATAGACATCGTCGTCGACCGGATTATTTTAAAACCGGGAATTGAAAAGCGGCTGGCCGATTCTCTGGAGACCGCTGTTTCTCTTTCCGGCGGATTGGTTGTGGTTGCACGGGAGAATCGGGAGGATGTTTTGTTCAATGAAAAGCTTGCCTGCACGACGTGCGGTATCAGCTATCCCGAAATTGCCCCCCGTATGTTTTCGTTTAACAGTCCGCAAGGGGCTTGCCCGGCCTGTGGCGGGCTGGGGACGACCCGAGATCTCGACCCTGACATGATTGTTCCTGACAAAACCCTTTCGTTGAGGGAGGGAGCGATTAAACCATGGGAAAAACGGAGTTCGGGGTTTTACTTTCAGGTCATGGAAGCGTTAGCCAATCATTTTAAATTTGATTTAAAGACTCCTTTTAAATCTTTAAAGCCTGATTTTCAAAAAGCCATTCTCTACGGTACCGAAAATGAGACGATTACCTTTTATTTTGAAAGGGAAGGGAAAAGAGAGTTCTACCAAAAACCCTTTGAAGGCGTCCTTCATAATCTTGAAAGACGGTATCGGGAAACAGATTCCGTTTACATCCGCGATGAAATTGAAAAGTATATGAGTATCCGTCCCTGTCCGGACTGCGGAGGTGACCGGTTAAAAAAGGAGAGCCTGGCGATTAAAATAGGAGGCAAATCGATTACCGAAGTGACCCGATTTTCTATTCGAGATGCCGATCAATTTTTTTCTCAACTTGATTTGACTGAAAAAGAAAGGTTGATCGCGCACCGGATTTTAAAAGAAATTAAAGAGCGGCTGGGTTTTCTGATTAGCGTCGGCGTGGACTACCTCGCTTTAGACCGGACAGCAGCGACCCTTTCCGGGGGGGAAGGTCAGCGGATTCGCCTGGCAACTCAGATTGGATCGAGCCTCGTCGGGGTGCTTTATATTCTGGACGAACCTAGCATCGGGTTACATCAGCGGGACAACGAACGACTTCTCAACACGCTTAAAAGGTTAAGAGACCTTGGAAATACGGTTCTGGTGGTGGAACATGATGAAGAAACGATCCTGGATGCCGATTACGTTATTGATATGGGTCCGGGAGCGGGTGTTTTAGGGGGGAAGATTGTTTCTCAGGGCACGCCTGAGGAGATTAAGAGGGACCCCCTGTCTCTGACGGGAAAATATTTAAGCGGGCAAATTTCCATCAGGCTTCCCAAAAGGCATCGGCCGACCCGAAAATTTTTAAAAATTAAAAGCGCGTCTGAAAATAACCTGAAAGGAATCGACGTCTCCTTTCCGTTGGGGTTGTTTACCTGTGTTACCGGTGTTTCGGGATCAGGCAAAAGCACCCTGGTGATCGATGTGCTGTATAAAAACCTGGCCCACCACTTTTACCGTTCTTCCGAAAAACCGGGTGCCTGTTCCCACATTACCGGGTTGGAGGAACTTGATAAAGTGATTAATATCGATCAATCTCCCATAGGGAGAACCCCCAGGTCGAACCCGGCGACTTATACGGGACTCTTTACCCATATTCGCGATCTTTTTACCCAGTTGCCCGAATCGAGAGCAAGGGGCTATAAACCTGGCCGGTATAGTTTTAACGTCAAAGGGGGCAGGTGCGAGGCTTGCCAGGGAGACGGCGTCATTAAAATTGAAATGCATTTCCTTCCTGACGTTTATGTGACCTGCGAGCTTTGTAAAGGGAAACGTTATAACCGTGAAACCCTTGAGATAAGGTATAAACATAAAAATGTCGCTGATATTTTAGATATGAGCGTGGAAGAAAGTGTAATTTTCTTTGATTCGATTCCTCTCCTTAAGAACAAACTGGAGACGTTATACGATGTAGGGCTTGCCTATGTTAAGCTCGGTCAGTCGGCAACAACCTTATCGGGCGGAGAAGCGCAAAGAATTAAATTATCAAAAGAACTTTCAAAGCGTGCCACAGGGCGTACCTTGTATATTCTTGACGAGCCGACGACCGGTCTTCACTTCGCCGATATCCAGAAACTTTTAGATGTTTTAAACCGGTTGGTGGAGGGAGGAAATACGGTCGTTGTGATTGAACATAACCTTGATGTCATAAAAAATGCGGATTATGTCATTGACCTGGGCCCGGAAGGAGGGCTAAACGGGGGAGGGGTCGTGGTCACGGGAACCCCTGAAGAGGTTGCTCAGTTTCCGGGGTCTCATACGGGCAAGTTCCTCAAAAAAGTCCTCTCTTAG
- a CDS encoding DEAD/DEAH box helicase: MTFDDLSLSEGLLRKIKKLNFSLCTPIQEKTLPLTLQGKDVAGQAQTGTGKTAAFLIALFNRLLSLPSSSQEDLAPRALIIAPTRELAVQIQQDAISLNPDDQFKIHAVFGGMDYEKQQNQFKQGVDILIGTPGRLIDFFKQKNFNLKSIKILVIDEADRMFDMGFIPDLRYILRKMPPYHQRQTLLFSATLNFRVMELAYEHMNNPVKVEISPDQLTADRVQQTLYHVEKTKKFFLLQGLLEKKGMDRVLIFINTKQAGELICNRLQRREKSVEAITGDIPQAKRLKILDDFKNGRLNFLVATDVASRGLHIEGVTHVINYDVPQDPEDYVHRIGRTARAGAQGIAITLACDEYVYGLEAIEKFINQKIPVEWAEDDLFIDLPHAPFRGKRGQPPPVRKKGQFKARSRPHS, from the coding sequence ATGACATTTGATGATCTTTCTCTTTCTGAAGGGTTGCTTCGAAAGATAAAGAAGCTGAACTTCTCTCTATGTACCCCCATCCAGGAAAAAACGCTTCCTTTAACGCTTCAGGGAAAAGATGTTGCAGGCCAGGCCCAAACCGGAACGGGAAAAACCGCGGCATTTCTGATTGCGCTTTTTAACCGCCTTCTTTCTTTACCTTCGTCTTCGCAGGAAGACCTGGCGCCGCGGGCATTGATTATTGCGCCTACGCGGGAACTCGCCGTTCAGATTCAGCAGGATGCTATTTCCCTGAATCCCGATGACCAATTTAAAATTCATGCCGTATTCGGGGGTATGGATTATGAAAAACAACAGAACCAGTTTAAACAGGGTGTTGATATTTTAATCGGAACCCCCGGACGCCTGATTGATTTTTTTAAGCAGAAAAATTTCAACTTAAAGTCCATTAAAATCCTTGTGATTGACGAAGCAGACCGGATGTTCGATATGGGTTTTATCCCGGATTTGCGGTATATTCTGAGAAAAATGCCTCCTTACCATCAGCGCCAGACCCTTCTTTTTTCTGCGACCTTGAATTTCCGGGTGATGGAATTGGCCTATGAACATATGAATAACCCCGTAAAGGTGGAAATTTCACCTGATCAGCTTACCGCGGACAGGGTTCAACAGACGCTTTACCATGTCGAAAAAACAAAAAAGTTTTTTCTTCTTCAGGGGTTATTAGAAAAAAAAGGCATGGACCGTGTCTTGATTTTCATAAATACCAAGCAGGCAGGGGAACTGATCTGCAATCGCCTGCAACGAAGGGAAAAGTCGGTCGAAGCCATTACCGGCGATATCCCCCAGGCCAAACGGCTGAAAATATTGGACGATTTTAAGAATGGAAGATTAAACTTCCTGGTTGCAACCGATGTTGCTTCGAGAGGATTGCATATCGAGGGGGTAACGCATGTCATTAATTACGACGTTCCCCAGGACCCCGAAGATTATGTTCACCGAATCGGGAGAACGGCAAGAGCCGGAGCCCAGGGAATTGCCATTACCCTTGCCTGCGACGAATATGTCTACGGGCTAGAGGCGATTGAAAAATTTATTAATCAAAAAATTCCTGTGGAATGGGCAGAAGACGACCTTTTTATCGATTTACCGCATGCGCCGTTTCGTGGAAAAAGAGGACAACCTCCTCCGGTCAGAAAAAAAGGCCAATTTAAAGCGCGGTCGCGGCCCCATTCATAA
- a CDS encoding citrate synthase, with amino-acid sequence MTPDGETLMEKFSPGLSGVPAAKSKVSYLDGQKGILEYRGISIEQLAEQSTFIETAYLLLFGSLPTKRELEQFDLDIREHRRIKFRITDLMKCFPESGHPMYALQATVAALGMFYEAKDVTNPETQYISAVRLIAKIPTIIAAYYRMRRGDEHILPREDLNHSENFLYMLHGKVPHPLVAKVLDSCLILHAEHTMNASTFSGMVTASTLADPYTVISSAVGTLRGPLHGGANEEVLMMLREIGSKANAEGYLEKKLANKERIMGMGHREYKVKDPRAVFLQKLARQLFQQNGKSPLYEIAEEVEKVAEKLLSHKGIYANVDFYSGFVYQKMSIDIDFFTPVFAMGRIAGWLAHWLEQVQDNHIFRPTEIYEGERNKKYTPLSQRES; translated from the coding sequence ATGACACCGGATGGAGAAACGCTCATGGAAAAGTTTTCACCAGGCTTATCAGGCGTACCAGCCGCTAAATCAAAAGTCAGCTACCTTGATGGCCAAAAAGGAATCCTCGAATATCGGGGGATTTCGATTGAACAACTGGCCGAACAAAGCACCTTCATTGAAACCGCTTATCTCCTCCTATTTGGAAGCCTCCCGACAAAAAGAGAGTTAGAACAGTTTGATTTGGACATTAGGGAACACCGCCGAATCAAGTTCAGGATCACAGACCTGATGAAATGCTTTCCTGAAAGCGGTCATCCCATGTATGCTTTACAGGCAACCGTCGCGGCGCTGGGGATGTTTTATGAGGCCAAGGATGTGACCAATCCTGAAACACAATATATTTCCGCCGTTCGCTTGATTGCGAAAATTCCCACCATTATTGCCGCGTATTACCGAATGAGACGGGGAGACGAACATATCCTTCCGCGGGAAGATTTAAACCATTCCGAAAATTTTCTTTATATGCTTCACGGAAAGGTGCCCCACCCCCTGGTGGCAAAAGTTTTGGACAGTTGTCTGATTTTGCATGCCGAACATACCATGAATGCTTCAACCTTCTCAGGCATGGTCACGGCTTCAACACTCGCCGATCCTTATACGGTCATCTCTTCGGCTGTTGGAACGTTAAGGGGACCTTTGCATGGGGGAGCCAATGAGGAAGTCCTGATGATGTTGAGGGAGATAGGATCTAAGGCCAACGCGGAAGGCTATCTTGAAAAGAAACTTGCCAATAAAGAAAGAATCATGGGGATGGGACACCGTGAATACAAGGTCAAAGATCCTCGGGCGGTTTTCCTTCAAAAACTGGCAAGGCAGCTTTTTCAACAGAACGGAAAATCTCCATTGTATGAAATAGCCGAAGAGGTAGAAAAAGTCGCGGAAAAACTTTTATCCCATAAAGGGATTTATGCCAATGTCGATTTTTATTCCGGGTTTGTTTACCAAAAAATGTCGATTGATATAGATTTTTTTACGCCGGTCTTTGCCATGGGGAGAATAGCCGGATGGCTTGCACACTGGCTTGAACAGGTCCAGGATAATCATATCTTCAGACCGACTGAAATTTACGAAGGGGAAAGGAACAAAAAATATACCCCGCTTAGTCAAAGAGAGTCTTAA
- the hemF gene encoding oxygen-dependent coproporphyrinogen oxidase — MKKTGNLRIEAEKYFNGLRDRICEKFEEIENGQTFQRTPWQRDSGGSGVISVMKGKVFEKVGVNCSAVFGELDPEFGKNIPGYQKYFFATGISLVAHMFNPLVPAVHMNLRYIETDHSWFGGGTDMTPFFPFEEDKQEFHQALKNACDKHDPEYYPKFKKWCDEYFYLEHRKEPRGIGGIFFDYLDKNLEKDFPFVQEVGEAFLKVYPKIVSRRKDLPFTEEQKEFQLYRRGRYVEFNLMYDRGTLFGLKTGGNIDAILMSLPPVVKWK; from the coding sequence ATGAAAAAAACGGGTAATTTGCGGATCGAAGCCGAAAAGTATTTTAACGGGCTAAGAGACCGTATCTGCGAAAAATTCGAAGAAATCGAAAACGGCCAAACCTTTCAGAGAACCCCCTGGCAGAGAGACAGCGGCGGCAGCGGAGTCATCTCTGTCATGAAAGGAAAGGTTTTTGAAAAAGTGGGGGTAAATTGTTCTGCCGTATTTGGAGAACTTGACCCTGAATTTGGGAAAAACATTCCCGGATATCAAAAGTATTTCTTTGCCACAGGAATTTCACTGGTTGCCCATATGTTTAATCCCCTTGTGCCCGCCGTCCATATGAATTTAAGGTATATTGAAACTGATCATTCCTGGTTTGGCGGAGGGACCGATATGACCCCTTTTTTCCCTTTTGAAGAGGATAAACAGGAATTTCACCAAGCGTTAAAAAATGCTTGTGACAAACATGATCCGGAGTATTACCCAAAATTTAAAAAATGGTGTGACGAATATTTTTATTTAGAGCACCGAAAAGAGCCTCGCGGAATCGGAGGCATTTTTTTTGATTATCTGGATAAAAATCTCGAAAAGGATTTTCCTTTTGTGCAAGAGGTGGGCGAAGCCTTTTTAAAGGTTTATCCGAAGATCGTTTCCCGGCGTAAAGACCTTCCCTTTACAGAGGAACAAAAGGAGTTTCAGCTTTATCGCCGGGGCCGTTATGTAGAATTTAATTTAATGTATGATCGTGGGACGCTCTTCGGGTTGAAGACGGGTGGAAATATTGATGCGATATTGATGTCCTTACCACCCGTAGTCAAATGGAAGTAG
- a CDS encoding diguanylate cyclase, whose translation MKKKISILIVDDSTTFRKEIIRILSSRKIAENFIEACDGSEGLQILLSKKKVDLIISDWLMPKIDGIKFLQTVRSYPDLYDIPFILITVKDQMKEKILGFQQGATDYISKPFHPDEFTVRVINLLKIREVQESLKEKNKKLEKLSTLDPLTGLYNRNYLKQALTKEWTRSQRFKNSIGCLMMDIDLFKNINDILGHKAGDEVLREMAKIISSLLRGYDFSCRYGGDEFIIILPENSKAGVKIVGERLREKVSLHPFLKRHKLRITVSIGGISIKGDKAKDAESIIAKADKALYRAKRGGKNRICVL comes from the coding sequence TTGAAAAAAAAGATCTCAATCTTGATTGTGGATGACTCCACTACTTTCCGAAAGGAAATTATTCGAATCCTCTCTTCCCGGAAAATTGCCGAAAACTTTATAGAAGCGTGCGATGGATCTGAAGGGTTGCAGATCCTTTTATCCAAAAAAAAGGTGGATTTAATTATCAGCGATTGGCTGATGCCCAAAATAGACGGGATTAAATTTCTCCAAACGGTCCGTTCTTATCCCGATCTTTATGACATCCCTTTCATCCTCATTACCGTTAAAGATCAAATGAAAGAAAAAATACTCGGTTTTCAGCAAGGAGCTACGGATTATATCTCAAAGCCGTTTCATCCGGATGAATTTACCGTTCGGGTAATCAATCTTTTAAAAATCCGGGAGGTTCAAGAATCCCTCAAGGAAAAGAACAAGAAATTAGAGAAATTATCCACCCTTGACCCGCTTACCGGGTTATATAACAGAAATTATTTAAAACAGGCTTTAACGAAAGAATGGACAAGAAGCCAGCGATTTAAAAATTCGATCGGATGTTTGATGATGGATATCGATTTGTTTAAAAATATTAACGATATTCTGGGTCATAAAGCGGGGGATGAGGTTTTAAGAGAAATGGCAAAAATCATCTCTTCTTTGCTCAGGGGATATGATTTTTCCTGCCGTTATGGCGGAGATGAATTCATTATCATCCTTCCGGAAAACTCGAAGGCGGGAGTCAAAATCGTTGGAGAGCGGTTAAGAGAAAAAGTCTCCCTTCATCCCTTCTTAAAACGGCATAAGCTTCGGATAACCGTATCCATTGGCGGGATTTCAATAAAAGGAGATAAAGCCAAAGACGCTGAAAGTATTATTGCCAAAGCAGACAAGGCGCTCTACCGGGCCAAAAGGGGCGGAAAAAACCGGATCTGCGTGCTTTAA
- a CDS encoding bifunctional diguanylate cyclase/phosphodiesterase: protein MDIDRFKEIGNAIGHQKGDLMLQQFGPRVREALRESDLLARLEGGKFAVLLPSADIEGAVGVIRKILKVLERPFIIEGLTLYVEVSIGVANYPEHGNEASILLRRADIALQLAEQTDGKYFVYASDKDEYDPYRLVLMGELRNALDRDELFLLYQPKINLKTNRISGVEALVRWKHPQRGILPPDQFIRLAEQTGLIKPLTLWVLHSALRQCQAWCREGIEMSVAVNLSARNLLDPKLPNQIAEILQSCAVTTDCLELEITESIIMADPARAMEVLTGLSKMGIRLSIDDFGTGYSSLGYLKKLPVNTIKIDKSFVLKMATNRDDAVIVGSTIDLAHNLSLKVVAEGVEDRETWDQLTAMGCDTAQGYYMCRPIPPVELTRWLEESPWGFQRLS from the coding sequence ATGGATATAGACCGTTTCAAGGAGATCGGCAATGCCATCGGGCATCAGAAGGGAGATTTGATGTTACAGCAGTTCGGTCCGCGCGTCAGAGAGGCGCTCAGGGAGTCCGACCTGTTGGCCCGGTTGGAAGGGGGTAAATTCGCGGTGCTTCTTCCGTCAGCAGATATCGAAGGGGCGGTTGGGGTAATACGAAAGATTTTAAAGGTTCTGGAACGCCCTTTCATCATTGAAGGACTAACGCTTTATGTGGAAGTGAGTATCGGGGTTGCAAACTATCCCGAACATGGGAACGAGGCCTCCATTCTTCTCCGGAGAGCGGATATTGCCTTGCAGCTGGCGGAGCAGACCGATGGTAAGTACTTTGTTTATGCTTCCGATAAAGATGAATATGACCCGTACCGCCTTGTTCTGATGGGAGAATTGCGCAATGCGCTGGACCGTGATGAGTTGTTTTTACTCTACCAGCCAAAGATTAACCTCAAGACAAACCGCATTTCAGGTGTAGAGGCCCTGGTGCGCTGGAAGCATCCCCAGCGGGGAATCCTTCCGCCGGACCAGTTCATCAGACTGGCGGAACAGACCGGACTGATCAAGCCTTTAACGCTCTGGGTACTTCACTCAGCCCTGCGCCAATGCCAGGCTTGGTGCAGGGAAGGGATTGAAATGAGTGTGGCAGTGAATCTATCAGCCCGGAACTTGCTCGATCCGAAACTGCCGAATCAGATTGCAGAGATACTCCAGTCGTGCGCCGTAACAACAGACTGCCTGGAACTGGAAATTACCGAAAGCATCATCATGGCTGACCCGGCCCGGGCCATGGAGGTTCTGACGGGTCTGAGCAAAATGGGAATACGCCTGTCCATTGACGATTTCGGCACCGGCTATTCCTCCCTGGGTTATCTCAAGAAACTTCCTGTGAATACGATCAAAATTGATAAATCTTTTGTCTTGAAAATGGCCACGAACAGGGACGACGCGGTGATTGTGGGTTCAACCATCGACCTTGCCCACAATCTGTCCCTAAAGGTCGTGGCTGAGGGGGTGGAAGACCGGGAAACATGGGATCAGCTGACTGCCATGGGTTGCGATACGGCACAAGGGTATTATATGTGCCGTCCTATTCCTCCGGTGGAACTGACCCGCTGGTTGGAGGAGTCGCCCTGGGGTTTCCAGAGGCTCTCTTAA